Proteins encoded by one window of Dioscorea cayenensis subsp. rotundata cultivar TDr96_F1 chromosome 6, TDr96_F1_v2_PseudoChromosome.rev07_lg8_w22 25.fasta, whole genome shotgun sequence:
- the LOC120262859 gene encoding lipid droplet phospholipase 1 isoform X2, translating into MGDGRGVCSEESANGGTDVWSSSNGSADHLVVMVHGILGSIADWKFGANQFVTELPDKVIVHCSERNMYKLTLDGVDVMGERLAEEVIEVINRRPEIKKISFVAHSVGGLVARYAIGRLYRPPRRKSQEDSTVGACEDDSRGTIYGLEAINFVTVATPHLGSRGNKQVPFLFGVTAIEKVASLVIHWIFRRTGRHLFLTDNDGGQPPLLQRMVDDCGDLYFLSALRAFKRRVAYANVGYDHIVGWRTSSIRLNSELPKWEDSLSVKYPHIVYEEKSETKKVDQYARDSIGEDDNCNDELEEELVTGLSRVSWERVDVSFHTSRLRFAAHSVIQVKDSFMESEGADVIQHMIDHFLLT; encoded by the exons ATGGGGGATGGTCGAGGGGTTTGCTCCGAGGAGTCTGCGAACGGGGGGACGGATGTCTGGAGCTCTTCCAATGGATCAGCGGATCATCTTGTTGTCATGGTTCATGGAATTCTTGGAAG CATTGCTGACTGGAAGTTTGGGGCTAACCAATTTGTTACTGAGCTTCCTGACAAAGTCATAGTTCACT GCAGTGAACGGAACATGTATAAGCTTACCTTAGATGGTGTGGATGTTATGGGTGAACGATTAGCCGAAGAG GTGATTGAGGTCATCAACAGAAGACcagaaattaaaaagatttcttTTGTTGCACATTCTGTGGGAGGATTGGTTGCAAGATATGCAATTGGAAGGCTTTATAGACCTCCTAGAAGAAAATCCCAAGAGGACTCTACAGTTGGTGCttgtgaagatgattcaagggGTACCATATATGGTCTAGAAGCAATTAATTTTGTCACTGTTGCAACTCCGCATCTTGGTTCTAGGGGGAACAAGCAG GTTCCATTCCTTTTTGGTGTCACCGCAATTGAAAAGGTTGCTTCACTTGTTATTCATTGGATCTTCAGAAGAACTGGCAGGCATCTCTTCCTTACCGACAATGATGGAGGGCAACCTCCATTATTGCAGCGCATGGTGGATGATTGCGGTGATCTTTATTTCTT GTCCGCATTGCGAGCTTTCAAACGAAGGGTGGCATATGCCAATGTTGGCTATGATC ATATTGTGGGTTGGAGGACATCATCAATCCGACTCAACTCTGAGTTACCAAAG TGGGAGGATTCATTGAGTGTTAAATATCCACATATTGTTTATGAAGAGAAATCGGAAACCAAGAAGGTCGATCAATATGCAAGGGATTCCATAGGAGAGGATGATAACTGCAACGATGAATTAGAag AGGAGTTGGTCACAGGTCTTTCGCGTGTTTCCTGGGAAAGGGTGGATGTTAGCTTTCACACTAGTAGGCTGAGGTTTGCTGCCCACAGTGTTATTCAG
- the LOC120262859 gene encoding lipid droplet phospholipase 1 isoform X1 yields MGDGRGVCSEESANGGTDVWSSSNGSADHLVVMVHGILGSIADWKFGANQFVTELPDKVIVHCSERNMYKLTLDGVDVMGERLAEEVIEVINRRPEIKKISFVAHSVGGLVARYAIGRLYRPPRRKSQEDSTVGACEDDSRGTIYGLEAINFVTVATPHLGSRGNKQESLGKVPFLFGVTAIEKVASLVIHWIFRRTGRHLFLTDNDGGQPPLLQRMVDDCGDLYFLSALRAFKRRVAYANVGYDHIVGWRTSSIRLNSELPKWEDSLSVKYPHIVYEEKSETKKVDQYARDSIGEDDNCNDELEEELVTGLSRVSWERVDVSFHTSRLRFAAHSVIQVKDSFMESEGADVIQHMIDHFLLT; encoded by the exons ATGGGGGATGGTCGAGGGGTTTGCTCCGAGGAGTCTGCGAACGGGGGGACGGATGTCTGGAGCTCTTCCAATGGATCAGCGGATCATCTTGTTGTCATGGTTCATGGAATTCTTGGAAG CATTGCTGACTGGAAGTTTGGGGCTAACCAATTTGTTACTGAGCTTCCTGACAAAGTCATAGTTCACT GCAGTGAACGGAACATGTATAAGCTTACCTTAGATGGTGTGGATGTTATGGGTGAACGATTAGCCGAAGAG GTGATTGAGGTCATCAACAGAAGACcagaaattaaaaagatttcttTTGTTGCACATTCTGTGGGAGGATTGGTTGCAAGATATGCAATTGGAAGGCTTTATAGACCTCCTAGAAGAAAATCCCAAGAGGACTCTACAGTTGGTGCttgtgaagatgattcaagggGTACCATATATGGTCTAGAAGCAATTAATTTTGTCACTGTTGCAACTCCGCATCTTGGTTCTAGGGGGAACAAGCAG GAATCGCTCGGAAAG GTTCCATTCCTTTTTGGTGTCACCGCAATTGAAAAGGTTGCTTCACTTGTTATTCATTGGATCTTCAGAAGAACTGGCAGGCATCTCTTCCTTACCGACAATGATGGAGGGCAACCTCCATTATTGCAGCGCATGGTGGATGATTGCGGTGATCTTTATTTCTT GTCCGCATTGCGAGCTTTCAAACGAAGGGTGGCATATGCCAATGTTGGCTATGATC ATATTGTGGGTTGGAGGACATCATCAATCCGACTCAACTCTGAGTTACCAAAG TGGGAGGATTCATTGAGTGTTAAATATCCACATATTGTTTATGAAGAGAAATCGGAAACCAAGAAGGTCGATCAATATGCAAGGGATTCCATAGGAGAGGATGATAACTGCAACGATGAATTAGAag AGGAGTTGGTCACAGGTCTTTCGCGTGTTTCCTGGGAAAGGGTGGATGTTAGCTTTCACACTAGTAGGCTGAGGTTTGCTGCCCACAGTGTTATTCAG
- the LOC120262859 gene encoding lipid droplet phospholipase 1 isoform X3 yields MYKLTLDGVDVMGERLAEEVIEVINRRPEIKKISFVAHSVGGLVARYAIGRLYRPPRRKSQEDSTVGACEDDSRGTIYGLEAINFVTVATPHLGSRGNKQESLGKVPFLFGVTAIEKVASLVIHWIFRRTGRHLFLTDNDGGQPPLLQRMVDDCGDLYFLSALRAFKRRVAYANVGYDHIVGWRTSSIRLNSELPKWEDSLSVKYPHIVYEEKSETKKVDQYARDSIGEDDNCNDELEEELVTGLSRVSWERVDVSFHTSRLRFAAHSVIQVKDSFMESEGADVIQHMIDHFLLT; encoded by the exons ATGTATAAGCTTACCTTAGATGGTGTGGATGTTATGGGTGAACGATTAGCCGAAGAG GTGATTGAGGTCATCAACAGAAGACcagaaattaaaaagatttcttTTGTTGCACATTCTGTGGGAGGATTGGTTGCAAGATATGCAATTGGAAGGCTTTATAGACCTCCTAGAAGAAAATCCCAAGAGGACTCTACAGTTGGTGCttgtgaagatgattcaagggGTACCATATATGGTCTAGAAGCAATTAATTTTGTCACTGTTGCAACTCCGCATCTTGGTTCTAGGGGGAACAAGCAG GAATCGCTCGGAAAG GTTCCATTCCTTTTTGGTGTCACCGCAATTGAAAAGGTTGCTTCACTTGTTATTCATTGGATCTTCAGAAGAACTGGCAGGCATCTCTTCCTTACCGACAATGATGGAGGGCAACCTCCATTATTGCAGCGCATGGTGGATGATTGCGGTGATCTTTATTTCTT GTCCGCATTGCGAGCTTTCAAACGAAGGGTGGCATATGCCAATGTTGGCTATGATC ATATTGTGGGTTGGAGGACATCATCAATCCGACTCAACTCTGAGTTACCAAAG TGGGAGGATTCATTGAGTGTTAAATATCCACATATTGTTTATGAAGAGAAATCGGAAACCAAGAAGGTCGATCAATATGCAAGGGATTCCATAGGAGAGGATGATAACTGCAACGATGAATTAGAag AGGAGTTGGTCACAGGTCTTTCGCGTGTTTCCTGGGAAAGGGTGGATGTTAGCTTTCACACTAGTAGGCTGAGGTTTGCTGCCCACAGTGTTATTCAG